In Helianthus annuus cultivar XRQ/B chromosome 3, HanXRQr2.0-SUNRISE, whole genome shotgun sequence, a single window of DNA contains:
- the LOC110930441 gene encoding 2-C-methyl-D-erythritol 2,4-cyclodiphosphate synthase, chloroplastic translates to MATTSSFCTTPFHTGISSKHQPTPLPSTAVLPCSTTRRSPISLRSVQRPVVVAAAANAVEVEKSAVAKTPAKILPFRVGHGFDLHRLEPGYPLIIGGINIPHERGCEAHSDGDVLLHCVVDAILGALGLPDIGQIFPDSDPKWKGAASSVFIKEAVRLMDEAGYELGNLDATLILQRPKLSPHKEAIRDNLSLLLGADPSVVNLKAKTHEKVDSLGENRSIAAHTVVLLMKK, encoded by the exons ATGGCTACTACGTCGTCGTTTTGCACCACTCCGTTCCACACCGGAATATCCTCCAAACATCAACCAACTCCACTTCCTTCAACCGCTGTCCTCCCCTGCTCCACCACCAGACGCTCACCTATCTCTCTCCGGTCCGTACAACGTCCGGTGGTGGTTGCGGCTGCTGCAAACGCCGTTGAAGTTGAGAAATCGGCGGTTGCGAAAACTCCGGCGAAGATTCTCCCGTTCCGAGTCGGTCATGGCTTCGATCTTCATAGATTGGAGCCTGGATATCCTCTCATCATTGGAGGCATCAATATTCCTCATGAGAGAGGTTGCGAAGCTCATTCCGATG GTGATGTGCTTTTGCATTGTGTTGTGGATGCTATTTTGGGTGCTTTGGGTCTACCCGACATCGGGCAGATCTTTCCAGACTCAGATCCGAAATGGAAAGGGGCAGCATCATCTGTTTTCATCAAAGAAGCT GTGAGGCTGATGGATGAGGCTGGTTATGAGCTAGGAAACTTAGATGCCACTTTGATTCTTCAAAGACCAAAGCTAAGCCCTCATAAAGAGGCGATTCGAGACAATTTATCTTTGCTTCTAGGTGCAGACCCTTCTGTTGTGAACCTGAAAGCTAAAACACATGAGAAGGTAGACAGTCTTGGAGAAAATAGAAGTATTGCTGCTCACACAGTTGTGCTATTGATGAAGAAATGA